The following are from one region of the Prevotella communis genome:
- a CDS encoding DUF7724 family protein, with the protein MNNCKNSNTKDEAILSSADGFTAFSFGGYNIRFRAPYSLERYVDVVKWDDGYLVVLAKYSHNAEPEEEYIDLKPILEGLYIDSASFLKSIKSVRIA; encoded by the coding sequence ATGAACAATTGCAAGAATTCAAATACAAAGGATGAGGCTATCCTCAGTAGTGCAGATGGCTTTACCGCCTTTAGCTTTGGCGGCTACAACATCCGTTTCCGGGCGCCATATAGCTTGGAAAGGTATGTCGATGTCGTTAAGTGGGACGATGGCTATCTGGTAGTGCTGGCCAAGTACAGCCACAACGCTGAGCCCGAGGAGGAGTATATCGATCTAAAACCTATTCTTGAGGGATTGTATATCGACTCTGCCTCTTTTTTGAAATCCATAAAAAGTGTACGAATAGCTTAA
- a CDS encoding helicase associated domain-containing protein produces MTQDEKWMLKYNEVVVFIETNHRNPSRHRLEEHDMLNWVKQQRKLKNKGELKTERAEMLERLLSLWEEYKRVNQYV; encoded by the coding sequence ATGACCCAAGATGAAAAGTGGATGCTAAAGTATAACGAGGTAGTCGTTTTTATAGAGACTAACCATAGAAATCCGTCACGTCACCGTTTAGAAGAGCATGATATGCTTAACTGGGTTAAGCAGCAAAGAAAATTGAAAAATAAGGGAGAACTGAAGACGGAGAGAGCGGAGATGTTGGAAAGGCTGTTGTCTTTGTGGGAGGAGTATAAGAGGGTGAATCAATACGTTTAG